A window of Tachyglossus aculeatus isolate mTacAcu1 chromosome 21, mTacAcu1.pri, whole genome shotgun sequence genomic DNA:
GTGGAATCCCGGGCTAACAACTGTTAATTGAATTATGGTTTTATTACGTTCTAATCTTGATATTCTCTATCTAATTTAAAATCCTTGTACTATGGAGTCTGGCCCATATACCAAACTTTATTGCCAGTAACTCTAAAGCCTCCTGCATTATCCAATTAGCAGACCACACCTTTAAAGCTCGATTTAATAAGTCTGGGGGCCAGGGATAACCCTCCTCCCGACTCCAAGGCAGCAAGATGTGCCAGGATGCGGAAGAAGCACCTCTCCTGGCAGCAGCTGAGACCTTTGAATGGGATTATCTTCAGTGACAAGAAAGGGGCCCTGGGGTCATCTTACTGGATGGATATCCAAGAACAGTGAATGCTGCTCTTCGTTGGGGTGGAGTCCGTTCACAGCCTCAACCAGGACAGGATCAGCGTTGTAGAAATgaggatgagagagaaagaggggagcatCTGAAAACAGACAAAATGTCCAAAGAATGAGATCTGATGCGCAGGGTATGTCAAACCATAGAGCACAAGCCAATGTAAAAGAGACCCTTTCATAAATCAAAAACGTCAGAGTCAGGAGAATTCATAAATTGGGCAATGGCTTATCTTCAAGCAGCACAAAAACTTGGATGAACCGTCAAAGTTGTGGACTGGTGGTTTCTTTAGCTTCTAAGGGGTCTTGGCAGAGCCAGCTATAGGAGCAGATGAAGAGGGCAAGTCAGATGGGGCAGCCATTTGGGGGGACTCTCCCATCTTGGGAGAAACTCTATGCATGCagatattcatcattcattcaaccgtatttattgagcacttactgtgtgcagagcactgcactgagcgctcgggaagtacaagttggcaacatataaagacggtccctacccaacagcagactcacagtctagatatgtataaataggcACCaaaagcctccttcctctccaataCGAAGAGGTAGTGTGGAAGTATAGCAGAACCCTGCCCTTCAATATACTTAAATCAAGTAAATTTAGGGTGCTTTTTGGCAAAATCAATTTCACTGATACAGACTTTATAGGAAAATGTACCAAACAAACCTATGACCTGGACTGAAAAGCAGAATCAATGTCCATATTCCTCAGCACCTCACAGGGTGCTTCTAAACGTATTTCCATATTGCTAGTACTCATTTGAGTTACGTTTTACCAGATTTATAAGCTAGAGTAAGTTTTAAGTCACCACAGTGGCCTAAGAAACATGGATTTGGAAACCCTAGTGATAATTCTGGAATTCAAAGATGTGAAATGATTTTGTTCAAAATGAGTTCAGCAGAAACGATGTCTATAAATAGGATACATTCACAGAAAactatggagtcagaggaaaAAAATTTCATATCAAAAAACCACAAACAAGTGCATTTTAGTTATTACTGTTCAGTTGGTACTTTAAATTTATAACACCGTTTACAGTAGTACTTAAAAACATATGTGTATTTTGACACAGTCTTGTATTCTGGTTAAATACTCAGAACTCTTCCCTGTAAAAAtcaaaggacacacacacacgccacccCAACAGTTATACCTACTGAATCTACAGGTGCTGACATTCTGAATCCCACTCTGTAAGCATGGACAGAAGCCTTCGTTGGGTGGGTATACTGTTCCATTGGCAAATAAGGTTTTAGGTGCTACAAATCGGAAGGTTGGCATCCCACTGAAATCTCTAGATTGCTTATACACAAGCTTCATGGACCTAGAGAGAAGAATGGAAAGAACATCATTATCAAGTGGTCCAAGATAATCTGAACTGCTAATAACATTGACTGTAACAGTGATGCCAAGGTGCGATAAATCAATCAtagttgagcactttactgtgtgcagagcactatactaagtgcttgggaagagtacaatataacagagttggtgaacagattccctgcccacaatgagctcacagtctagtgggtgaagacagacagacatcaatataaactaatgttacagatatgtacaagtgcaagggcgagcttgttttgggcaggaaacagatatatcaactcagttatactacactttcccaagcacttagtacagtgtcctgtacacaacaaccactcaaataccattgcttgataaaGTGATTAAGGTTCTGCAGCCATATGTTGGGTCAATGCTTCTTCCACTTTGTAAAACCAGAGCTATTTTTCTTGATCTTCAGCTCCCCTAAATTCTTTCTTTGAGGCTAGCCCACCCCAAAAAACTCTCAACAAAAAAGGAAGCATGAAGGGAGAAGCACACGGGAATAagaacttagatcagtgctcagcacttagaatagttcttggcacatagtaagcgcttaacaaatattattattattattattactattattattattataagaacgtGTCCCAAAAGTAAACACTCTGGAAGGTGACATAGAAATTTAACACCCACTAGGAAAACACATAAGCTATGGTTCTCGAGTGAACATGAACCCCACCTTAATTCAAGGGTAGATGTGTAGAGTTTTGTGcaggccagtcagtcaatcatatttattgagcgcttactacatgcacagcactgtactaagtgcttaggagagcacaatataacagacgcattccctccccacgatgagcttacagtctagaggggaagacagacattaatataaataaagttacagaaatgcatgtaagtgctgtggggctggtgggggttgatgaataaaggaagcaagtcagggcaatgaagaagggagtgggagaagaggaaaggagtgcttagggaaggcctcttggaggagatgcgctttcaataaggctttgaaggtaaggggagttattgtctgttggatatgaagtgggaaggtgctccaggccagaggcagggcgtggacaagaggttggtggcaagataaacaagatggaagtacaatgagaaggttgccattagaagagtgaagtgtgcggaatgggttgtagtaggagagtagcgcgatgaggtaggagggggcagggtgactaagtgcagaggtggatgggcaacacagGTGTGAGCTTAGAAATGTTTGGCAGTCTTTAAGGATGACCTGGACAATGGAAAATAGAAAGCACTGAAATCAGTCATTGATGAAACTGCCGTGCGTAACTTCAGTTAATTTATGAAGGGATGGTGGTCCAAGAATCTCTCCTCCAGGGGAGCCTGGGAGATCTCTCTGCTGCAAACATCCAACCTCACAAAAGTCACGATGGAGGTAGGCAAGTTGAGATACACACAGAGACTAAGTGGCGAAGAGGTTTGTTGCTCCCCCAATGCAATGgtggtttgttttgggtttttttttttttaggaacaaGAGATCCTGTGCCCTTCCACAGATCATGCAGCTGCGTTTCAGATTCCCTACCGACAGGCATCAGGACTGTAGAATTCCAGGGAAGACTCAGGAGTCATGAAGGGAGCCCACATCTGTCCAGATGTTCCATTGATCATATTGCATTGATCAGACCGCCAGTAATTTACCTGCAGAAAAGTCACTagatcaattaataaatgccactattattattgttaataataataataataataataataataagtgcttactacatgccaagcactgtactaaacactggggtacatataacacaatcagatcagaaacagtcccttccccacgtgAAGCTCCCAatataaaggggaagagagaccacatacttaattcccatttttagatgaggaaacaggcagggGAAGTTTCACCCAGAAGGCAATTGGTTTATAGCCTAAGTGTCCTGACTCCTAATTTTGTGCTATTTCCTCAAGGCCATACTTCTCCTTGATTAATAGAACAGAGACCTGAGTGAGGAAGACTATCTAAGGTGAATACTTCAAATGCCCACCACACACTGGCTGTGGTATATGGATCTGTTTTCTTCTCTATCCTAGATAAATCCTTCAAAAAGAGAGAGACCCTGCCCTCTGTGTCCACCTCTCTGTTGATAAATTTAGTGCTTAAGTGAACAGCTCCTGTTCTTCTAAAGGTGGCAACTCTCACCCCAGTCCCAACCAACTTTGGCCTCCCTCCAGAGAATTTACAGAAGACAAATGAACTGCATACGCCTTACCTTGCTAAGCCCATTCCATTTATCCACCAAATGGATTTTGCTAAAGTCTTTTACACCTGTATGTACAGTGAACAACCCGGAATTGGAGTTGTTGAGCTGTGTGAGAATAGAGAGACACACACCAAACAGGATTAAAGTCCCACCAGTAAAAAAAGTCCAAAACCTGATTCTAGTTTTACAGGGATGAAGGTTCTATGTTTGTCACTTTTCCATCTTATTGACTGACTTCTCTATTGAAAGCAGACCAGTCAGGATGCAAACTTCAACTAGTAACAAGCTTTGGTGACCATTCTTTCTAGGTCAGGCAGTTAGTGACATTACCATCTCTAATTTTACCAGGAAATTAtttgatcatcatcatgggtaataataataattactacaataataatggtatttgtaaagtactttgttccaagcactttgctaGGTGATGGGCTAGATACAGCACAATCGGACTGGgcccagtcccttgtcccacatggggctcacagtctacctatgagggagaacaggtattcaatccccattttacagacgaggaaacgaagacacagaaaagttaagtgacttgcctaaagtcacacagcaggcaagtggcagggccaggattagaagccaggtcctcttactctcaggcccacgttctttccactaggtcaagctgcttctctagtcctgaTTTCCTTACCCTCAAGCAGCGAAGTAAAATCTGTACCAGGCAATCTCAGATGGGAAGTGGGATTCACACTGACCGTGAGCTGGCAGGCCAGTGACTGCCAGCCACAGTCAGCAGGCCAGGGATAAGACATGAAGATGGTTTGTGTGGCTGCCTCTGTAACAAAACTTAAATAATCCtactgggaagggaaggtgtacAATGCTTCTTCAGGCTTTTTCTTTGGTACAATGTATGTGAAGTCTATGTAACAGAAGAGTCATACAGGAGGTACAGCTACAACAAACCTCCCTTGTTTTCACCTAGACTTATTCCAGGAGTTCACTTACCTCTGCAAACAAGCCAAACTTTCCCTTAAACGGGATCATACCAGGAAGATATTTGTTGAGAAGGTCTACCAAAGGATTTTCGAAGCCCCACATGATCTCCCCCACAGTGCGGTTCATGAAAGCATGCTCATTGAAGCTATTGAAGGTCGAGCTCATTAACCATTTCAAAGGAAGAGGCATCCGCTCCATCATGACGGCCGAACCCTAAAGCAGGGCAGCAGAACAAAATGTGAAtgagaaagcattcattcaatcgtatttattgagcactcactgagtgcaaagcacagcaAGCAACGCAGACACCATCCTCCATaaggaaggaaatggccaatcctctcctcttttccaccCCTCCTCTTCCAGCTGATCCTCTTTCTCATCAGCTAAACCACAGTTAGGTCACTAAGTTTaagtttctatcaatcaatcatatttattgagtgcttactgtgtgcagagcactgaactgaatactccagagagtacaatataacagagttggtaatcagtcaagggcatttattaaatgcttactatgtgcagagcactgtactaagtgcttgggagagtcggtagacctattccctgcctgccgcaagtttacagtctagagggggagatagacattaatataagatgCCAAAGATGAAGCAGCTGGCTTTTACTTTAGTGCCAATCCACTCAAGTTCAGTCAATATTCAAGCCCCTAATGAGGGTAGggaaacagagaagcaatgtggcctaacggaaagaacacgggccttgggaatcacaggacctggtttctaatcccagttccaccactgcttgctgtgtgacctagggcaagccaccacagttctctgtgctttagtcccctcatctgcaaaatggggattcaaaccctgttctccttccctcttgagCTGtggctccatatgggacaaagttgggtctgacttgattatctggtatctatcccagcacttaatacaacacctggcacatattaataaATAGTATCTATTGTGCAATTTGtgtagagctctgttctaagagagaatacacagggaggaattagacatggtccctgtccctcatattcacaaagtgcttaataaataccccaattattactactgtagaGAGATAGGCCACAGTAGCTTGCGCAGAACCGTACATTTATCAATGCTAGGAGGAACATTCTGGAAGTCAAGAGATGGCTCTTTCTATCTTCTTAGTGCTCCTTGAATGGCCTACACCATTCCAAGCCAAGGCACACACAACAATTACCAGATGGTGAACtgtgtttcccctctcagggtcgcacctggagagtttccactagtctaccagtctcggctaaaggagggagagtcaagcagagacctatccattccattcgtagcttgggAGGAGGCTAGAGAGgggaaggcaatatgctacaagtcaaaactcacccacgctgggcagcagtggcgtgggagagagcCGAGAGTGGAGACTttagtttactgcgcggaaggtggcaatggtaaaccacttccatatttttaccaagaaaactctatggatacactaccagaacaattgcagatggagagcggagcactttgggagggatgtgtccatggtgttgctatgggtcagaaacgactcgacggcataagacaagagagtTGTGTTTAGAAAGTGGTTCCCCAAATGAGCTCCCCAAAACAGATTCATTAAGCTGCAGTGTGGAGGATGAGCAAGGGAGAGGTCACCGGTTGTGGTGCACGTGTCCTTGGCTTCAGAATTCTAGACTTAGACCGTGGCCTTGCTTGGGTTCCAATTACGACGCACCCCACCCTAACAAATGCTACGAGGACACCAAACAGGCACTCTGCCTTAAGATAAAATGTCTTTAATTCAAggcctttctcaatcaatcgtgtttattgagcgcttactgtgtgcagagcactgtactaagcgcttgggaagtacaagttggcaacatatagagagtgtccctacctaacagtgggctcacagtctaaaagggggagacagagaacaaaaccaaacacactaacaaaataaaataaatagaatagatatgtacaagtaaaataaataaatggagtaataaatatgtacaaacgtatatacatatatacaggtgctgtggggaagggaaggtggtaaggcgggggggatggagagggggacgagggggagaggaaggaaggggctcagtctgggaaggcctcctggaggaggtgagctctcagtagggccttgaagggaggaagagagctagattggcggatgggcagagggagggcattccaggcccgggggatgacgtgggctgggggtagatggtgggacaggagagaacgaggcacggtgaggagattagcggcagaggagcggagggtgcgggatgggctggagaaggagagaagggaggtgaggtaggagggggcgaggtgatgcacagccttgaagcccagggtgaggagtttctgcctgatgcgcagactgactggtagccactggagatttctcctTCTGTGGACTGTAAGTCCCTTATGgtaagggatcaggtctaccaactctgttgtactttccaaaacacTTAATGTTCCTCACccaataaacactgaataaatatgatagattgattaaatgGAAGGCAGGAAGTGACTTTTCATGGAAGACATTTGGGGATTCAATTTGGAGTCCATTTACTGCCTTGCTGTGGTGTCCGGAGGAGGACGGATCGTCCTTCTGCAAGAACTTTCCTGATGCCCCCATCTGTTTATCTGCCACTCCATTCTTGGAATTCTGTAGCAAAGACTCACCAAGACGAGGATATTGGGTATAACGATATAATCATCTTCTGATCCTTGAGACATGTCAGGTTGGAAATGAAAGCTGCGGTACTCCAAGTAGGACACGGTGTCATTGTCATTGAAGGTGATGTTCTCCTTAAGCCGAAATTCTCTGGGTCAAAACAGAAAAAAACTGAATCCATtagaacagagagagaaaacatTCTTCCTGTCCACAGGCTTTAAGATTAACAGATAGCTTTGAAGTCAGGGTCCTGCTAAGTTTGCGCTTCCTTAAAACTTATAGGAAAAAACAAACACTCATCTTAAACCACAGAGGCCATTTGCAGTAAAGGAGCTTGGCCGTTCACTTCCTCCAATTCTGATTTCAGGATCTTGAAGCTTTAGCATACatccactgactgaatgaatgcagaatcATTCTGGGGATAGTGGAGCTGCACATAAGTCACAGACCAAGCTGGTAGGTGGGACCACCGAGTGCAAAGCAAATGTCCCTTCCATGGAATGGTTCAGCAGCCTCTTTTCCGATGTAAAAGCAAGCCACCCTGATTCAGACTGTTGGCTTGAGCTTCCCACATGTCCAATTGCTCCAGATTCCTTAGGAACTGACTCCTTTTGTCGTGAATTATATGGTCACGTGCTTCTGGCCAAAGCCCAGGTCTGGTCAAagccgagagaagcagcatgacgtagtggatagagcacaggactgggagccagaaggtcatgggttctaattatggctctgccacttgtctgttgtgtgaccttgggaaagtcacttcacttctctgtgtctcagttacctcatctgtaaaatggggattgagactatgagccccacatagacccaggactgtgtccaacctgatttgcttgtatccaccccagcacttagtacagttcctggcacatagtaagcacttaacaaatgccattattactgttatttattatttttggTTAAGCAGCATGGGGCCTCTGGGCTCCCTGCCCTGAATGGAGCAGGTCATCATCAGATCCCCCCAGCCTGTGGGTGTTACCTGGATCCAGTGGCTATCACTTGGCTCCCTACCATTCTCAAATCAAACCAATGGATGGCCAGTCAGAACATCTTCACAGTATAATCTCAGTAACTGTTCAAACCCAGCAAGCTTCCCTTTGCACAAACTTCTGGTTTTTCtgcttggggggagaggggtgtagAGATGTTTATTGcagtgctatgcaaacagtaagcactcaaataccactgattgatctcctAATGCTTAGCTTAGGGTGCCCAGAAGAAAGTCTGGGGACATGAGAAGAGGGACCTGGAGAGAATCATCACCATCGacagcacctactgagtgcctgctgtttgcagagcactgaagcaaaCTCCAGAATACAAAGCAGAAGTGACCAAGTCCCTCCCTCCAGGGAAGGGACtttggtagccccatgtgggattgattaaataataatggcatttgttaagcacctactatgcgtgaagcactgttctaaacatgggagggatacaaggtgatcaggttgtcccacgtggggctcacagtcttcatccccattttacagatgagggaactgagccacagagaagtgaagtgacttgcccaaagtcacaccgctgacaagtggcagagtcgggattagaacccatgacctctgactcccaagcccaggctctttccactgagccacactgcttccccagcgtGACTGGagaacttgtgtctatcccagtaattagaatagtgcttgacacatagtaagtgcttactacgataataacaataaaggcgCTGACAATCCAAGGGAAATGATAGCTAGTGGCCTtggcctgctagactgtaagctccttaagggcaaggatcaggtttactaactctgtt
This region includes:
- the SCARB1 gene encoding scavenger receptor class B member 1 isoform X2, whose translation is MARKWGGCRAPTVVGLLGLICTVFGIIMVFVLPILVKQLVHKNVRIDPNSLSYNMWKSIPVPFYLSVHFFEVLNPNEILKGEKPSVRERGPYVYREFRLKENITFNDNDTVSYLEYRSFHFQPDMSQGSEDDYIVIPNILVLGSAVMMERMPLPLKWLMSSTFNSFNEHAFMNRTVGEIMWGFENPLVDLLNKYLPGMIPFKGKFGLFAELNNSNSGLFTVHTGVKDFSKIHLVDKWNGLSKVNYWRSDQCNMINGTSGQMWAPFMTPESSLEFYSPDACRSMKLVYKQSRDFSGMPTFRFVAPKTLFANGTVYPPNEGFCPCLQSGIQNVSTCRFNAPLFLSHPHFYNADPVLVEAVNGLHPNEEQHSLFLDIHPVTGIPMKCSVKLQLSLYIKGVQGITQTGKIQPVILPLLWFGESAVMSGKTFNTFYTQLVLLPSVAQYMQYVFIGLGGVLLIIAFILRVRSQKNFEEALGAGLDTPADQLPNPQTPLLQGDSSNRKYNDEA
- the SCARB1 gene encoding scavenger receptor class B member 1 isoform X1, translating into MARKWGGCRAPTVVGLLGLICTVFGIIMVFVLPILVKQLVHKNVRIDPNSLSYNMWKSIPVPFYLSVHFFEVLNPNEILKGEKPSVRERGPYVYREFRLKENITFNDNDTVSYLEYRSFHFQPDMSQGSEDDYIVIPNILVLGSAVMMERMPLPLKWLMSSTFNSFNEHAFMNRTVGEIMWGFENPLVDLLNKYLPGMIPFKGKFGLFAELNNSNSGLFTVHTGVKDFSKIHLVDKWNGLSKVNYWRSDQCNMINGTSGQMWAPFMTPESSLEFYSPDACRSMKLVYKQSRDFSGMPTFRFVAPKTLFANGTVYPPNEGFCPCLQSGIQNVSTCRFNAPLFLSHPHFYNADPVLVEAVNGLHPNEEQHSLFLDIHPVTGIPMKCSVKLQLSLYIKGVQGITQTGKIQPVILPLLWFGESAVMSGKTFNTFYTQLVLLPSVAQYMQYVFIGLGGVLLIIAFILRVRSQDKCFLFWSSSKKGPKNKEAIQAYSESLMTSTHNGTVLQEARL